One genomic region from Microcoleus sp. AS-A8 encodes:
- a CDS encoding TldD/PmbA family protein encodes MAHHDLPSSLHTEQLIDLALRSGAQHAEVYQSRSLARPVFFEANRLKQLESSQAEGVALRLWRDGRPGLTVAYGPVEPQALVDRAIAMTQLNEPEPVELADARTEHYPDLGEAVPVEELVEMGKGAIAQIRDAYPEVLCTAEWECEEETTRLLNSNGLDCYYTDTTLSCFLAAEWVRGEDFLNVADGQTERGKLDPDKVVQSILQRLNWAKENVSPPRRRVPILLTAKAADLLWDTVQAALNGRQVLEGASPWSDRLGEVVMADPLTLSQQPDTGPYSCPFDDEGSPTQPLLLIREGRLQQFYGDRTTGRLLGTGTTGNGFRPGMGSYPTPGLVNLLIQPGKGSLCDLIAQLDEGLVVDQLLGGGAGISGEFSVNVELGYRVHKGEITGRVKDTMIAGNVYTVLKQLVALGDDADWNGPCYTPSLIVEGISTTGRN; translated from the coding sequence ATGGCTCATCACGATTTGCCTTCGTCGCTGCATACTGAGCAGCTGATAGATTTAGCCCTGCGCTCAGGGGCGCAACATGCAGAAGTCTATCAGTCGCGATCGCTGGCTCGACCCGTCTTTTTTGAAGCCAATCGGCTCAAGCAGCTAGAAAGCAGCCAAGCCGAAGGGGTAGCGCTACGGCTGTGGCGAGACGGGCGTCCAGGACTGACGGTTGCCTATGGCCCGGTTGAACCTCAAGCTTTAGTGGATCGGGCGATCGCCATGACGCAGCTCAATGAACCGGAACCCGTAGAACTGGCGGATGCCCGAACCGAACACTATCCTGACTTGGGAGAGGCGGTACCCGTAGAAGAATTGGTGGAAATGGGGAAAGGCGCGATCGCTCAGATTCGCGATGCCTACCCGGAAGTCCTCTGTACCGCTGAGTGGGAATGTGAGGAAGAAACCACGCGCTTGCTGAACTCTAACGGGTTAGATTGTTATTACACCGACACCACCCTGAGCTGTTTCCTCGCCGCCGAATGGGTACGAGGCGAAGACTTTCTCAATGTTGCCGATGGTCAGACGGAGCGGGGAAAGCTTGACCCAGACAAAGTGGTTCAAAGTATTTTACAACGCTTGAACTGGGCTAAAGAAAACGTCTCCCCTCCGCGTCGTCGTGTGCCGATTTTGTTGACGGCGAAAGCCGCCGATTTGCTCTGGGACACGGTTCAGGCCGCGTTGAATGGCAGACAGGTGCTGGAGGGAGCCTCTCCATGGAGCGATCGCTTGGGTGAAGTGGTGATGGCAGACCCCCTGACTCTTTCTCAGCAACCCGATACCGGCCCTTATAGCTGCCCCTTTGATGATGAAGGTAGCCCAACCCAACCTCTTTTATTAATTAGAGAAGGGCGATTGCAACAATTTTATGGCGATCGCACGACGGGGAGATTACTCGGTACTGGCACGACCGGCAACGGATTTCGCCCTGGCATGGGTAGTTATCCAACGCCAGGTTTAGTCAACTTGCTGATTCAACCTGGAAAAGGGTCACTGTGTGACTTAATCGCACAACTCGATGAGGGATTAGTCGTCGATCAATTACTGGGAGGAGGTGCCGGCATCAGTGGGGAGTTTTCTGTCAACGTTGAATTAGGCTATCGAGTCCACAAGGGAGAGATTACAGGCCGTGTCAAAGACACCATGATTGCTGGTAATGTTTACACCGTGCTGAAGCAACTCGTGGCATTAGGTGATGATGCCGACTGGAATGGCCCGTGTTACACCCCATCTCTCATCGTTGAGGGAATCTCAACTACAGGGAGAAATTAG
- a CDS encoding haloacid dehalogenase type II, translating to MSNFQQFEVLSFDCYGTLINWESGILLAFQTILSNHNIHVSDREILELFAQQESMQESGDYLKYRDVLKNVVHDFGKTFNFTPTDSEANALAESIQHWEPFPDTVEALKALKKRYKLAIISNIDDELFAHTAQKLEVEFDWLITAEQVKSYKPSVQNFEMAIQRMGITPEKLLHVAQSIYHDIIPAKTLGITAVWVNRRKGQEGFGATAPASSNPDLEVSDLNSLVSLMGLD from the coding sequence ATGAGCAATTTTCAGCAATTTGAAGTCTTAAGTTTTGATTGCTATGGAACTTTAATTAATTGGGAAAGTGGGATTTTATTGGCGTTCCAAACCATTCTCTCTAACCACAATATTCATGTGAGTGATAGAGAAATTCTTGAGTTATTCGCTCAACAAGAATCGATGCAAGAGTCAGGCGATTACTTGAAATATAGAGATGTTCTTAAAAATGTTGTTCATGACTTCGGTAAAACGTTCAACTTTACACCCACAGACTCTGAAGCCAATGCTTTGGCTGAATCCATTCAACACTGGGAACCTTTTCCGGATACAGTTGAGGCTCTAAAAGCACTCAAAAAAAGATATAAACTGGCTATTATTTCCAATATTGATGATGAATTATTTGCCCATACAGCCCAAAAGCTAGAAGTGGAATTTGATTGGCTCATCACAGCGGAGCAAGTCAAATCCTATAAACCTTCGGTGCAAAATTTTGAAATGGCAATTCAGCGAATGGGCATCACCCCTGAAAAACTTTTACATGTTGCCCAAAGTATTTATCACGATATAATTCCCGCTAAGACGCTGGGTATTACTGCCGTATGGGTTAACCGCAGAAAAGGTCAAGAAGGTTTTGGTGCAACAGCTCCAGCAAGCAGTAATCCAGATTTAGAGGTCTCCGATTTAAACTCATTGGTGTCTCTCATGGGTCTAGATTAA
- a CDS encoding Tab2/Atab2 family RNA-binding protein → MSIVWELDFYSRPILDENQKKIWEILVCESPLDTRQSPDELFQYAQFCPSQEVNSIWLREALAEAIAQSKQAPQKIRFFRRQMSNMITKACEELGIRVIPSRRTYTLERWLDQRILGFYPKQPGYKPTAAASSFVQYQPPIPQPLPDVLQYDKWAFVTLEVGAFEEMNEWDIGFSEAFPLSMMGLAPDTQIPGIIIFSSRATPLAGWMSGLELAFVRFESAETARLLLETGASDSWILATLRDSQTLADAKGFELAKQKADGVHFLAIQSTPTSESFAGFWLLQELK, encoded by the coding sequence ATGAGTATCGTTTGGGAATTAGATTTTTACTCGCGACCGATTTTAGACGAAAATCAGAAAAAGATTTGGGAAATCTTAGTGTGCGAGAGTCCTTTGGATACGCGCCAGTCCCCTGATGAGCTGTTTCAATATGCTCAGTTTTGTCCCAGTCAAGAGGTTAATTCTATTTGGTTGCGGGAGGCGTTAGCAGAGGCGATCGCCCAAAGCAAACAAGCGCCCCAGAAAATTCGCTTTTTTCGGCGTCAGATGAGCAATATGATTACCAAAGCCTGCGAAGAGCTTGGTATCCGCGTTATCCCTAGTCGCCGCACTTACACCCTAGAGCGGTGGTTAGATCAACGAATACTAGGATTTTATCCCAAGCAGCCTGGATATAAACCAACAGCCGCCGCTTCGTCGTTTGTTCAATATCAACCCCCAATTCCTCAACCTTTACCAGACGTTTTGCAATATGACAAGTGGGCGTTTGTGACGTTAGAAGTAGGGGCGTTTGAGGAAATGAATGAGTGGGACATCGGCTTTAGTGAAGCCTTTCCTCTGTCCATGATGGGGCTTGCCCCCGATACTCAAATCCCCGGAATTATTATATTCTCTTCTAGAGCAACGCCCCTGGCAGGATGGATGTCGGGCTTAGAGCTGGCGTTCGTGAGATTTGAAAGTGCAGAAACAGCAAGATTGTTACTGGAAACTGGTGCCAGTGATAGCTGGATTCTGGCTACACTCAGAGACTCGCAAACCCTAGCAGACGCTAAAGGGTTCGAGTTAGCCAAACAAAAGGCGGATGGGGTGCATTTTTTGGCGATTCAGTCAACACCAACCTCAGAATCCTTTGCCGGATTTTGGCTGTTGCAAGAGTTGAAGTAG
- the trxA gene encoding thioredoxin: MSKVAQIQDSEFDELLTYEGLVIIDFTAPWCGPCRKIAPLMEQLAEDYEGHVKVAKLDIDQNKINAKKFGIKSIPAVLMFKGGEIVENLVGVAPYEKFTSAVDQHIKAFT; encoded by the coding sequence ATGAGTAAAGTAGCCCAGATCCAAGATAGTGAATTTGATGAACTTTTAACCTATGAAGGGCTAGTTATCATTGATTTTACGGCTCCCTGGTGTGGCCCGTGTCGCAAAATTGCACCGTTGATGGAACAACTGGCTGAGGACTACGAGGGCCATGTCAAGGTTGCCAAGTTAGACATCGACCAAAATAAAATTAATGCCAAGAAATTTGGGATAAAAAGTATTCCAGCCGTCCTCATGTTTAAGGGGGGTGAAATTGTAGAAAATCTGGTGGGTGTTGCCCCTTATGAAAAGTTTACTAGTGCCGTTGATCAGCACATTAAGGCTTTTACCTAA
- a CDS encoding nuclear transport factor 2 family protein has translation MSDECAQVLVANETFYRAFEKKDIESMNAVWSQGTGSRCIHPGRDVIRGWKDIRYSWEQIFKNTNYLEIDTEIISIELRDTIAYVILIEKVLQVIGGRRIKAESIATNVFERMASSWYLVHHHGSPIMR, from the coding sequence ATGTCTGATGAGTGTGCTCAGGTCTTAGTGGCAAACGAAACGTTTTATCGTGCATTCGAGAAAAAAGACATCGAATCAATGAATGCTGTTTGGTCTCAGGGAACAGGGAGTCGTTGCATTCACCCCGGACGTGATGTAATACGCGGATGGAAGGATATTCGCTACTCCTGGGAACAAATATTTAAAAATACCAACTACCTAGAGATAGATACTGAAATTATTTCGATAGAGCTTCGCGACACTATTGCCTACGTCATTCTAATCGAGAAAGTCCTTCAAGTTATCGGGGGGAGACGCATCAAAGCCGAGTCTATTGCAACAAATGTTTTTGAACGCATGGCATCTTCATGGTATTTGGTTCATCATCACGGCAGTCCGATCATGCGCTGA
- a CDS encoding chloride channel protein has translation MTTSPVSLPTRLRQWLLPRRRLAIAEACLIGIVSGLSGVLLKQGAGWLGTWRVHASNQLPASLVLPAIGLSLGLLCGFIIERLEPEATGSGVPQIKGALALFPIALNLRVAFVKLVTSILAMSAGLTLGRQGPTVHIGAALAAQLSHWVPTSPDHRRQMIAAGAGAGLAAGFNAPLAGILFVIEELLRDLSNLTLGTAILASFIGAVISRLLGGRTLDLNLQLSSHSSSFSAPEIPFYLLLGVLAGLLGALFNQGILASLTLYNRLNLNLPMKIGLAGMICGCVVALLPPAFRDNNGLRELLLTGTASWQFTSFAFVAYFFLTLVCYGSGAPGGLFHPSLVLGAALGYLVGMAEVYLLGFGSPTSYALAGMGAFFSAVSKVPITAIVIVFEMTANFNLVLPLMITSGVSYLIADKLSKGSLYQRLLEKRGYTLPTQGVEQGSLAGLTAADLMQRRVETLASQMTLDEAVQAFSRSHHRGFPVVDQGELVGIITQTDIANATQNQLPGETPLAKIMTPQPISVKPIYTLSEVLFLLNRYQLSRLPVTEDRKLVGIITRADIIRAEADKLSGDTKQVGPRPEPSYVVYQTRAPAVGKGRLLVTLANPQTAPVLLQLAAAIARDRNYEIECLQVISIPRHHDPAQTAVSTTKSRRLLRMAEKMGRDWEIPVHTQIRVSHDTAQAILETIKERHISLILMGWKAELPTTPNRIFGSIVDTLIRQAPCELVLVKLGHREELQKDGTAVASCPLPIAWTRWLVPIAGGPNASCALQLLPALTSHNSALMIGVTQVFVPSILLPDTTGLEKAAFLLSHHLSCQTVMTIPVRSYSVSDAVIRLAHTQHYDVVVLGASREGLLQQVVHGNIPEAIARGVNSTVILVRGALSPSG, from the coding sequence ATGACAACATCACCTGTATCTCTTCCCACCCGCTTGCGCCAGTGGCTATTGCCCAGACGACGACTGGCGATCGCAGAAGCCTGTCTGATTGGTATCGTATCTGGACTTTCAGGTGTCTTACTCAAGCAAGGTGCTGGCTGGCTTGGAACCTGGCGCGTTCATGCGTCTAACCAATTACCCGCTAGTTTAGTCTTACCTGCGATCGGACTCTCCTTAGGACTCCTTTGCGGTTTTATCATCGAGCGCTTAGAACCCGAGGCAACGGGGAGTGGTGTTCCGCAAATTAAGGGGGCACTTGCCCTATTTCCCATTGCCCTCAATTTACGGGTAGCTTTCGTCAAGTTGGTAACCAGCATTCTCGCTATGTCTGCTGGATTGACATTAGGGCGACAAGGGCCAACCGTACATATCGGTGCAGCTTTAGCCGCTCAATTGAGCCATTGGGTGCCTACCTCTCCCGATCACCGACGCCAGATGATTGCCGCCGGTGCCGGTGCTGGGTTAGCGGCGGGTTTTAATGCCCCCCTGGCCGGTATTCTGTTTGTGATCGAAGAACTCCTGCGCGATCTCTCTAACTTGACGCTGGGGACGGCAATTCTTGCCTCCTTCATTGGTGCTGTGATCTCGCGCTTATTGGGTGGGCGTACCTTAGATCTGAATTTACAACTGAGCAGTCACTCTAGCAGTTTCAGCGCACCCGAAATTCCCTTTTATCTGTTATTGGGTGTTTTGGCTGGGTTGCTCGGTGCTTTATTTAATCAAGGAATTCTAGCCAGTCTGACTCTCTACAATCGCCTCAACCTGAATTTGCCGATGAAAATCGGTTTGGCGGGGATGATTTGTGGCTGCGTCGTTGCCCTATTGCCTCCTGCTTTTCGGGACAACAATGGGTTACGGGAGTTACTGCTGACCGGTACAGCCAGTTGGCAATTCACCAGCTTTGCCTTTGTCGCCTACTTCTTTCTCACCTTAGTCTGCTATGGCTCTGGGGCACCTGGGGGATTGTTTCATCCCTCCCTGGTGTTGGGTGCTGCCTTGGGTTACTTGGTGGGGATGGCTGAGGTTTATTTGCTGGGATTTGGTTCGCCGACGAGTTACGCCTTAGCAGGGATGGGTGCCTTTTTTAGCGCTGTCTCCAAGGTACCCATTACGGCAATTGTCATCGTGTTTGAGATGACAGCGAACTTCAATCTTGTGTTGCCTTTGATGATCACCTCCGGAGTGTCTTACCTGATTGCCGATAAGCTCTCCAAAGGGTCACTTTATCAGCGCCTGTTGGAGAAGAGAGGTTACACCTTACCCACACAAGGAGTTGAACAGGGTTCATTAGCTGGGTTGACGGCAGCGGATTTGATGCAGCGTCGGGTTGAAACCCTAGCCAGTCAGATGACATTGGATGAGGCGGTTCAAGCCTTCTCCCGTTCCCATCATCGCGGATTTCCGGTGGTCGATCAGGGTGAGTTGGTGGGTATCATCACTCAGACAGACATTGCCAATGCCACCCAAAATCAACTGCCAGGAGAGACTCCTCTTGCTAAAATCATGACGCCCCAACCGATCAGCGTTAAGCCGATCTACACGTTGAGCGAAGTTCTGTTTCTACTAAACCGTTATCAACTCAGTCGGTTGCCGGTTACGGAAGATCGCAAGTTGGTGGGAATTATCACGCGTGCGGATATCATTCGTGCCGAAGCCGATAAGCTCAGTGGTGATACCAAGCAAGTAGGGCCACGCCCTGAGCCGTCCTATGTGGTGTATCAAACTCGCGCCCCAGCGGTAGGAAAAGGGCGTCTTTTGGTTACCCTGGCGAATCCCCAAACGGCACCCGTGCTGTTGCAATTAGCGGCAGCGATCGCCCGTGATCGCAACTATGAGATCGAATGTCTCCAGGTTATCTCCATCCCGCGCCATCACGACCCCGCTCAAACGGCGGTAAGCACCACGAAAAGCCGCCGCTTGCTCCGGATGGCGGAAAAGATGGGGCGAGATTGGGAAATTCCGGTTCATACTCAAATCCGGGTATCCCACGATACGGCTCAAGCCATTCTAGAGACGATTAAGGAGCGACATATTAGTCTCATCCTCATGGGTTGGAAAGCTGAGCTACCCACCACCCCGAATCGCATCTTTGGCAGTATTGTTGATACCCTGATTCGACAAGCTCCCTGCGAGCTGGTATTGGTGAAATTGGGGCACAGGGAAGAGCTACAAAAGGATGGGACTGCTGTTGCCTCTTGTCCTTTGCCGATCGCCTGGACTCGTTGGCTAGTCCCGATCGCGGGAGGGCCTAATGCCAGTTGTGCGCTTCAACTCTTACCTGCGCTCACCTCTCATAATTCAGCGTTGATGATTGGGGTGACTCAAGTTTTTGTCCCTTCGATACTTCTACCAGACACCACTGGCTTAGAAAAGGCCGCATTTCTCCTGAGCCATCATCTTTCGTGCCAGACAGTAATGACAATACCCGTCCGTTCCTATTCTGTCTCTGATGCCGTCATTCGCTTGGCTCATACACAGCATTACGATGTTGTTGTTTTGGGAGCCAGTCGTGAAGGGTTGTTGCAGCAGGTTGTTCATGGCAATATTCCCGAAGCGATCGCACGAGGTGTCAACAGCACCGTCATTCTGGTACGTGGTGCTCTCTCGCCATCAGGGTGA
- the polA gene encoding DNA polymerase I: MSQSTPASNPEATTDASSVELPLFILVDGHSLAFRSYYALAKSRTGGMRTKQTDIPTSVCFGFLQSLLEVMGSEQPQSMAVAFDTKEPTFRHKADDTYKADRPDTPQDFIQDLENLKELLAALKVPVVTSPGYEADDILATLAKQASETGYRVKILTGDRDLYQLIDPDQSISILYLSSEFLRQGRSSGPTEFGPEQVKQKLGIFPNQVVDYKALCGDKSDNIPGVKGIGEKTAVQLLERYGSLEGIYAALDEIKGATKIKLEVGKQEAEHSRYLAQLSFNAPVNITLADGKLEGFDTAILKPLLEKLEFQKFLGKIDQLQQIFGGRAAAETKTPVEEKPALPLHEESRKAESNVLATPQPEDGDLWFFSAADTEEYQKQTSSNQSGIQPTIINTPEKLDELVKQLQNCTDSAIPVAWDTETSDLEPRDAQLVGIGCCFAPTPPSPPLSTGGTEEGGLGEIPPLDVEIAYIPIGHKEGNNLDKNTVLEALRPILENANYPKALQNAKFDRLVLRCQGIELAGVVFDTMLASYILNPDTTHNLTELSQKYLGIKPKSYSELVPKGKTIADVSIQAVADYCGMDAYTTFSLVPKLRTELEPVAKLHELLLNVEQPLEPVLAEMEYQGIRIDTAYLQELSQQLEQDLAAIEQKAYQAAGGQFNLGSPKQLSELLFETLGLDRKKSRKIKTGYSTDAATLEKLSGDHPVVDAILEHRTLSKLKSTYVDALPALVRPDTQRVHTDYNQTATSTGRLSSSNPNLQNIPIRTAFSRKIRQAFIPEPGWLLAAADYSQIELRILAHFSQEPVLVETYQNKEDVHTVTARLLFEKETVTPDERRLGKTINFGVIYGMGAQRFAREAGVSATEGKKFIELFNQRYPKVFAYLQKLQREAIAQGYVETILGRRRYFEFNSGTLRSYKGKNPQEIELNKIGVRDQYDAGLLRAAANAPIQGSSADIIKIAMVNVHNLLQDYQEKARLLLQVHDELVFEVRPDVWEELQPKIRETMESAVELSVPLMVDIHAGQNWMETK; encoded by the coding sequence ATGTCTCAATCCACTCCTGCCTCCAACCCTGAAGCCACTACCGACGCCTCATCGGTAGAGTTACCGTTATTCATCCTGGTTGACGGTCATTCTTTAGCCTTTCGCTCGTACTATGCCCTTGCCAAGAGCCGAACAGGGGGAATGCGAACCAAGCAGACGGATATTCCCACGAGTGTCTGTTTTGGATTTCTCCAGTCGCTTTTGGAAGTCATGGGTTCAGAGCAACCCCAGTCAATGGCTGTTGCCTTTGATACGAAAGAGCCAACCTTTCGCCACAAAGCGGATGATACCTACAAAGCCGACCGACCCGATACCCCACAAGACTTCATCCAAGATTTAGAAAATCTCAAGGAGTTGCTTGCGGCGTTAAAAGTGCCGGTGGTGACTTCTCCGGGTTATGAAGCCGATGATATTTTGGCAACGTTAGCCAAACAAGCCAGTGAAACAGGTTATCGGGTCAAAATTTTAACCGGCGATCGCGATTTATATCAGCTAATCGATCCCGACCAAAGTATCAGTATTTTGTATCTGAGCAGCGAGTTTTTGAGACAGGGACGTTCTAGTGGCCCAACGGAATTTGGTCCAGAACAGGTTAAGCAGAAACTGGGCATTTTTCCCAATCAGGTTGTAGATTACAAAGCCCTTTGTGGTGATAAATCCGATAATATTCCTGGAGTCAAGGGAATTGGGGAAAAAACAGCCGTTCAGTTGCTAGAGCGTTATGGATCTCTGGAGGGAATATATGCTGCCCTTGACGAGATTAAAGGCGCTACCAAGATAAAACTAGAAGTTGGCAAACAAGAGGCAGAGCATTCTCGCTATCTTGCCCAACTATCATTTAATGCCCCAGTCAACATCACTCTAGCCGATGGCAAACTAGAGGGATTTGATACCGCTATTTTGAAACCCCTGTTAGAAAAGTTGGAGTTTCAGAAATTTTTAGGAAAAATTGACCAGCTTCAGCAGATTTTTGGCGGTCGAGCGGCGGCAGAAACCAAAACTCCGGTAGAGGAAAAGCCTGCCTTGCCGCTACACGAGGAATCGAGAAAAGCTGAATCTAATGTACTCGCAACCCCACAACCCGAAGATGGGGATTTGTGGTTTTTCAGTGCGGCTGATACCGAAGAATACCAGAAACAAACCTCTTCTAATCAGTCTGGAATTCAACCCACCATCATCAATACACCCGAAAAACTTGACGAGTTAGTTAAGCAGCTACAAAACTGCACTGACTCAGCAATCCCTGTTGCCTGGGACACAGAAACCAGCGATTTAGAGCCACGAGACGCCCAGTTAGTCGGCATTGGTTGTTGCTTTGCACCTACCCCCCCTAGTCCTCCCTTATCAACAGGGGGAACGGAGGAGGGAGGACTAGGTGAAATTCCGCCTTTAGATGTGGAAATTGCCTATATTCCCATCGGTCATAAAGAGGGTAACAATTTAGATAAAAATACAGTTCTAGAAGCGTTGCGCCCAATTCTAGAAAATGCTAATTATCCCAAAGCATTGCAGAATGCCAAATTTGACCGCTTAGTGCTACGTTGCCAGGGTATCGAGTTAGCTGGGGTTGTCTTTGATACGATGCTGGCGAGTTACATTCTCAATCCAGATACGACACATAACCTCACCGAGCTATCACAGAAATATTTAGGGATAAAGCCTAAAAGTTACTCAGAACTAGTTCCGAAAGGTAAGACAATTGCTGATGTGAGTATCCAAGCCGTTGCCGATTACTGCGGCATGGATGCCTACACCACATTTAGCCTGGTTCCCAAGTTACGAACAGAACTGGAACCCGTTGCAAAATTGCATGAGTTGTTGCTAAATGTTGAACAGCCTTTGGAACCCGTCTTAGCTGAGATGGAATATCAGGGTATTCGCATTGATACCGCCTATCTACAAGAGCTCTCGCAACAGCTAGAACAAGATTTAGCAGCCATTGAGCAGAAAGCTTATCAGGCAGCAGGAGGACAATTTAATTTAGGCTCTCCTAAACAGTTAAGTGAATTGCTGTTTGAAACATTAGGATTAGACCGTAAAAAATCCCGAAAAATTAAGACAGGCTACTCTACGGATGCGGCAACTTTAGAAAAACTTTCTGGCGATCATCCGGTTGTTGATGCAATTTTAGAACACCGCACTCTATCTAAGTTGAAATCAACCTATGTGGATGCACTACCCGCACTGGTGCGTCCAGATACGCAGCGAGTGCATACCGATTATAATCAGACGGCAACCAGCACAGGGCGTTTGTCATCTTCTAATCCTAATTTACAAAATATTCCCATCCGTACCGCCTTTAGTCGGAAGATTCGTCAGGCATTTATTCCAGAACCGGGTTGGTTGTTGGCAGCGGCAGACTATTCCCAAATTGAGTTACGCATCTTGGCGCATTTTAGTCAAGAGCCCGTACTTGTTGAAACGTATCAAAACAAAGAAGATGTTCACACCGTAACGGCACGATTGCTGTTTGAAAAAGAAACGGTGACACCCGATGAACGTCGTTTGGGTAAGACGATTAATTTTGGCGTAATTTATGGAATGGGGGCGCAACGCTTTGCGCGAGAAGCTGGGGTTAGTGCGACAGAAGGGAAGAAGTTTATTGAGCTGTTTAACCAACGCTATCCTAAGGTTTTTGCGTATTTGCAGAAGTTACAACGAGAAGCGATCGCACAAGGTTATGTTGAAACTATTCTAGGACGCCGCCGTTATTTCGAGTTCAACAGTGGTACCCTTCGCAGCTATAAAGGCAAAAACCCCCAGGAGATTGAACTCAATAAAATTGGAGTGCGCGATCAATATGATGCCGGTTTGCTACGTGCGGCGGCGAATGCTCCCATTCAAGGCTCAAGTGCGGACATCATCAAAATTGCGATGGTGAATGTCCATAACCTGTTGCAGGACTATCAGGAAAAAGCACGTTTATTATTGCAAGTCCATGATGAATTAGTCTTTGAAGTTCGACCCGATGTTTGGGAAGAATTGCAGCCTAAAATTCGGGAAACAATGGAATCAGCCGTTGAGTTGAGTGTTCCCTTGATGGTTGATATCCATGCGGGTCAAAACTGGATGGAGACGAAGTAA